One segment of Acidovorax sp. DW039 DNA contains the following:
- a CDS encoding RHS repeat-associated core domain-containing protein, producing the protein MTESSNRSVSRTTTTDWHPQFRLPVKVTEPGRETAYTYDSVGNPLSQTITDSASGISRTKRWTYHANGLVATETAPNGAVTSYQYDSYGNLTQATNALGQVDTYTHDGAGRVLTHTAPTGLVTTYTYDPRGRLLTTSAGGLTTTLTYRPSGQVATVTTPYGHTTSYSYDAAQRLTGWSDNRGHSGSYVLDPMGNRLSEEIRDAQGQTAWKLARTINSLNRVASTTVGSAGAPVTYGYDANGDLISATQTFNSAARTTQWQLDALRRVAATTSTEGATASVAYNALDDITQATDFKQVATSYTRDALGNAKAETSPDSGSQSATYDSLGLPQQVTDAMGRATTITRDALGRPTRLEYADGTATTLHYDLGGATYNASGAPQASVGYLSEVRDPSATTSYQRDLLGRIVRKTQTLAGGNLQSVGYSYASAGSAGAGQLQSITYPSGKTLQYSYDATGQINAVQWAGQPLLSNIGWTPLGQPTGWQWSGFANTAGRNNANQGTGDGTNATNATPLTERRTYTDAGQLASSALLQLGWDSAGRVSSIAQQHMLPGTQSAGNAGGTAQPQAVTLSSTYSYDNAGRLITSAHSAPATLALPSGWSLSDTIGANSMGYAYDTNGNRTQASYTLQTLAGTATEQRTEQTASGTNRLQSHSHTYTPAGSNASQTTTQDYPRDASGSLTRLGSQTLQYNAQGRIAAIATAGGSSNTAPTYSYQYNSSAQRLLKTDHRTGTAANTATPATEATLYADDATGSTVLGQYSNQRSTNSAAPAGETDSTEVLWLPTASGPMPIGAQINGRLYAIDSDHLNTPRRLTNAQGQVVWQWLITSYGEVAPTTGATGYAFEAPQLGGSSNTSGNVYSEEVNFKLRYPGQVWDEETGLSYNLNRYYDGQAGRYVQSDPIGLDGGWNRFAYVGGNPLLYFDSTGLAPSTTKSGELARTFYECMAEVGLDRPRFGPPVQFDDNLAGSGRANRFTRQITLDSTLYNDASLFNADGSMNNATAANFAHTLIHEGLHTREGVLGFIARGLMDLAARMDVGDGHDPLYNGYADNLMKWKGKELLDCMGRKMRNQQCK; encoded by the coding sequence ACCGCCTACACCTACGACAGCGTAGGCAACCCCCTCTCGCAAACCATCACTGACAGCGCATCCGGCATCTCCCGCACCAAGCGCTGGACCTACCACGCCAACGGCCTGGTCGCCACCGAGACTGCCCCCAACGGCGCAGTCACCAGCTACCAATACGACAGCTACGGCAACCTCACCCAGGCCACCAACGCCCTGGGCCAAGTTGACACCTACACCCACGACGGCGCAGGCCGGGTGCTCACCCACACTGCGCCCACCGGGCTCGTCACCACCTACACCTACGACCCCCGTGGCCGTCTGCTCACCACCAGCGCGGGTGGCTTGACTACCACGCTCACCTACCGCCCTAGCGGGCAAGTGGCCACCGTCACCACCCCCTACGGGCACACCACCAGCTACAGCTACGACGCCGCCCAGCGCCTGACCGGCTGGAGCGACAACCGCGGCCACAGCGGCAGCTACGTGCTCGACCCCATGGGCAACCGGCTGAGCGAAGAAATCCGCGACGCCCAAGGCCAAACTGCCTGGAAGCTGGCGCGCACCATCAACAGCCTCAACCGCGTGGCCAGCACCACCGTGGGCAGCGCAGGTGCACCCGTCACCTACGGCTACGACGCCAACGGCGACCTGATCAGCGCCACGCAAACCTTCAACAGCGCAGCGCGCACCACCCAGTGGCAGCTAGACGCCCTGCGCCGCGTGGCCGCCACCACGTCCACCGAAGGCGCCACCGCCAGCGTGGCCTACAACGCCTTGGACGACATCACCCAAGCCACCGACTTCAAACAAGTCGCCACAAGCTACACCCGCGACGCCCTGGGCAACGCCAAGGCAGAAACCAGCCCCGACAGCGGCAGCCAAAGCGCCACCTACGACAGCCTGGGCCTGCCCCAGCAAGTGACAGACGCCATGGGCCGGGCCACCACCATCACCCGCGACGCCCTGGGCCGACCCACCCGGCTGGAATACGCCGACGGCACCGCCACCACACTGCACTACGACCTGGGCGGAGCCACCTACAACGCCAGCGGCGCACCGCAGGCCAGCGTGGGCTATTTGAGCGAAGTGCGTGACCCCAGCGCCACCACCAGCTACCAGCGCGACCTGCTCGGCCGCATCGTGCGCAAAACCCAAACCCTGGCGGGTGGCAACCTGCAAAGCGTGGGCTATAGCTACGCCAGCGCAGGCAGCGCCGGGGCAGGGCAGCTGCAAAGCATCACCTACCCCAGCGGCAAAACCCTACAGTACAGCTACGATGCCACCGGCCAGATCAACGCCGTGCAGTGGGCCGGGCAACCCCTGCTCAGCAACATCGGCTGGACCCCCCTGGGCCAACCCACAGGCTGGCAATGGAGCGGCTTTGCCAACACCGCAGGGCGCAACAACGCCAACCAAGGCACTGGCGACGGCACCAACGCCACTAACGCCACCCCCCTGACAGAGCGCCGCACCTACACCGACGCAGGCCAACTCGCCAGCAGCGCCCTGCTGCAACTGGGCTGGGACAGCGCAGGCCGCGTCAGCTCCATCGCCCAACAGCACATGCTGCCCGGCACCCAAAGCGCAGGCAATGCAGGCGGCACGGCCCAGCCCCAGGCCGTCACCCTCAGCAGCACCTACAGCTACGACAACGCAGGCCGCCTCATCACCAGCGCCCACAGCGCCCCCGCCACGCTGGCCCTGCCCAGCGGCTGGAGCCTGTCTGACACCATCGGTGCCAACAGCATGGGCTACGCCTACGACACCAACGGCAACCGCACCCAGGCCAGCTACACCCTCCAAACCCTGGCAGGCACTGCCACAGAGCAGCGCACCGAGCAAACCGCCAGCGGCACCAACCGCCTGCAAAGCCACAGCCACACCTACACACCCGCAGGCAGCAACGCCAGCCAGACCACCACACAAGACTACCCCCGAGACGCCAGCGGTTCACTCACCCGCCTGGGCAGCCAGACCCTGCAATACAACGCCCAAGGGCGCATAGCCGCCATTGCCACGGCAGGGGGCAGCAGCAACACCGCACCCACCTACAGCTACCAATACAACAGCAGCGCCCAGCGCCTGCTCAAAACAGACCACCGCACAGGTACTGCAGCCAACACAGCAACCCCGGCCACAGAAGCCACCCTGTACGCAGACGACGCCACCGGCTCCACCGTGCTGGGCCAATACAGCAACCAACGCAGCACAAACAGCGCAGCCCCCGCAGGAGAGACAGACAGCACCGAAGTGCTATGGCTACCCACCGCCAGCGGCCCCATGCCCATTGGGGCACAAATCAATGGCCGCCTGTACGCCATAGACAGCGACCACCTCAACACCCCGCGCCGCCTGACCAATGCGCAAGGGCAAGTGGTGTGGCAATGGCTGATTACGAGCTATGGAGAAGTCGCCCCCACCACCGGGGCCACAGGCTACGCGTTTGAAGCGCCGCAGCTCGGAGGCAGCAGCAACACCTCAGGCAACGTGTACAGCGAAGAAGTGAACTTCAAGCTGCGCTATCCGGGGCAAGTGTGGGACGAAGAGACGGGGTTGAGCTACAACCTGAATCGGTACTATGACGGGCAGGCGGGGAGGTATGTCCAAAGCGACCCGATTGGGCTGGATGGGGGGTGGAATCGGTTTGCCTATGTGGGGGGGAATCCGTTGTTGTATTTCGATTCCACCGGCCTGGCACCGAGCACCACGAAGAGCGGTGAACTGGCTAGGACGTTCTACGAGTGCATGGCCGAAGTCGGCCTCGATCGTCCGAGGTTTGGTCCTCCAGTGCAATTTGATGACAACCTTGCTGGGTCGGGGAGGGCGAATCGGTTTACTAGACAAATCACGCTAGATTCCACTCTCTACAACGACGCTTCACTCTTCAATGCCGATGGCTCAATGAACAACGCGACCGCCGCGAATTTCGCGCACACCTTGATCCACGAAGGTCTGCATACTCGCGAGGGAGTACTCGGGTTCATCGCTCGGGGCTTGATGGACCTTGCCGCCCGTATGGACGTCGGAGACGGACATGATCCCCTCTACAACGGCTATGCAGATAACCTAATGAAGTGGAAGGGCAAGGAGCTCTTGGATTGCATGGGCCGCAAGATGAGGAATCAGCAATGCAAATAA